The genomic window GTTCGATCCCGAAACGGGGGTCGTGCTGACCGGAGCCAGTATGGCGGGAATCGGTCTGTGGCTCTTGCGCTACGATATGGCTAGGAGGACTGTGCGTACCACCGGACTCCCGAGGTTTTCAGCCACCAATCTGCTCATAGGTTACGTCTGGCTCTGTGTCAGCGGTTCACTGGCGGTCTGGTCCGGTGCCGTAGATTCCGGACCCCAGTTCGATGCCATCCTCCATTCGCTGTTTCTCGGCTTTGTCTTTTCTATGATATTCGGTCATGCTCCGATGATTTTCCCGTCACTACTTCAGGTTCCCATGCTCTTCCACTGGAGTTTCTACAGTCATGTTGTGCTGTTACATGGTACGCTGCTTTTGCGGGTTGGGGGTGATTTGTCTGGGTGGTTTAGCGGCCGGTCACTGGGGGGGCTGATGAATGCCGCTGTACTGGCACTCTTCTTTGTAAATACGGCGATTTCTGTCGCCAGAGGGAAGCGGGCAAGGAAGACCACTTCTCAAAAGGTGTGAAACTTTAGTCCTCTACGCCGGCCAGTCGGGCGAGGCCGGGCGCATCGAGGAGCACAATCTTCTTACCCTGAGAAAAGACAAACCCTTCATTCTTGAAGTCAGTCAATGTACGCACCAGGCTTTCAGTACTGGTCCCCGCCAAGTCGGCTAAGTCCTGCCGGGACAGAAGAATGTTCAGCTCAATGCCGCCCCCGCGCGCACGACCAAACTTCTCTTTCAACAATAGAAGCATGCCGGCAGTTCGCTCCCTAACGGAAAAGCGGGCCATCTCGGTGGTTCTCTTTTCTGACTCGATAAGCTCCCGTGACAGATCACGCAGGATCTTCCAGGTCATGTCACCTACGTCAGAAATCAGCGAGTAGAGTGTTCTTCTGTCGATGAAACACAATGTGCTGTCTTCCAGCACTTCGGCGGTAGTGGAGTAGGGCTGTTCGGCAAGGAGAGAGCGGAGCCCGAGGGTATTGCCGGATCCCGCTATTCTAAGTATCTGACGTTTACCGTCAGGTGTCATCTGGTAAACCTTAGCTTTCCCCTCTTTTACGCAGTAGAGGCCGAAGACAGGATTGCCTTCATTGAAAACAATCTGACCTTTTTTGTAGCGACTGTCGGTCTTGACTCTGTCAACGGTCTTGAGCAAGTCCAGCTCCAGAGACTGGAACAGACCCTTATGTCGCGAAGGACAAATCCGGCATTCCATATTTTACGCGCTTATCATCGGAAGAAAATCGGTAGTTTTCACTCTTCTTCAAGCTCCCCAAAGTTACACTTTTCTTGATGAAAATCAATTCCCCATTTGAGTCATCTCATTGTTTCTCTCCAGAGAATTATTGATTATCCAGAGGCTATTATGACCAATGAGATCACATTAGTAGTCATTCAGGGGAAGTGAGAGATGCGATTGTCTATGACGGGAGAATATGCGGTGAGAGCCATGCTCTACCTTACCGCTCAAACGCCTGGTCACTTAAGTCTTATTGCAGATATATCAAGGAGTGAGGAAGTCCCGGAGACAATTCTCAGAAAGATTATGGCACAGCTGGTGAAATCGGGACTTGTAAGATCTTTCCGGGGGAGCGGCGGTGGTATCAGACTGGCCAGGGCACCCGAGGCTATTTCTTTGTTGGAGATAATTGAGACGATTGAGGGAAGAATCTATCTCAATCAGTGCCTTATCGCTCCCGATTTCTGTGACCGGATTTCGGGCTGCACAGTTCACCCGGTATGGCGCGAAGTGCAGGATAGCATGGTCAACATACTTGGGGGAAAGTCGTTGAAGGATTTGGTTGCGGCAGATCTGGAAGAGGCGTGACGGTTGCGTCATAAAGACGGAACTCAGACCATAAGGAAGAGGGAAATGATGAATAACATTATACTCAGTTGGAAGAGAAAAGTGAGACGGGGTCTCGATACTATTGTGCGACATGCCTGGGGAATCTGGTTTATGGATCCGCCTGAAGATGTTTCGCTCGACGGTTATCGGATAGATAATGTGATTCAATACATCGATACCGTGGTAACTATCTACTTCGGCATCGTAGTCCTGGCACTTCTCTATTTTGTTATCAGATACCGTTCCCGGCCGGGACATAAGGCTGTCTACGATAGAGGGGATACCAAGAAGCATGTCGCTATTACTGTTGCCATGGGACTTCTGGTCTTCTTCTCCATCGATGTAGTCATCGAGACTATGTCTTTCAGGGACTTGAAAGAAGCATTCTGGAATTTTCCGACGGGAGACAATGTTGTTCGTGTAGAAATCATGCCGCAGCAGTTTGCCTGGAATTTTCGCTATCCGGGACCCGATGGCGAGTTCGCCACCGATGATGACATCATTCCCGCTCAAAACCAGATGCATATTCCTGTCAATACACCGGTAGTGGTTGAGATTGCACCATACGATGTCGTGCACTCCTTTTTTCTCCCCAACTTCCGTGTCAAGATTGATGCCACGCCCGGCAGGACCAATGCTATGTGGTTTCAGGCGACCAAAACAGGTGTGTTTGAGATAGCATGTGCGGAGTTGTGCGGTAACAGTCATTACAGAATGAAGGGGTATCTTACTGTCCAATCGAGAGAGGATTACGACGCCTGGCTGGATGAACTGCGGGCTGAAGCTGAAGAATACGAGGACGAGTGGGAAGACAATGAATTGGTTGAGGAACAGATTCCCACTGATTGGGGATGGGTCTGGAAGGAGGCTAAGTAATGGCGACTGAAAATCAATCTTTTTGGGTGAAAT from Candidatus Neomarinimicrobiota bacterium includes these protein-coding regions:
- a CDS encoding Crp/Fnr family transcriptional regulator: MLKTVDRVKTDSRYKKGQIVFNEGNPVFGLYCVKEGKAKVYQMTPDGKRQILRIAGSGNTLGLRSLLAEQPYSTTAEVLEDSTLCFIDRRTLYSLISDVGDMTWKILRDLSRELIESEKRTTEMARFSVRERTAGMLLLLKEKFGRARGGGIELNILLSRQDLADLAGTSTESLVRTLTDFKNEGFVFSQGKKIVLLDAPGLARLAGVED
- a CDS encoding Rrf2 family transcriptional regulator — its product is MRLSMTGEYAVRAMLYLTAQTPGHLSLIADISRSEEVPETILRKIMAQLVKSGLVRSFRGSGGGIRLARAPEAISLLEIIETIEGRIYLNQCLIAPDFCDRISGCTVHPVWREVQDSMVNILGGKSLKDLVAADLEEA
- the coxB gene encoding cytochrome c oxidase subunit II; this translates as MMNNIILSWKRKVRRGLDTIVRHAWGIWFMDPPEDVSLDGYRIDNVIQYIDTVVTIYFGIVVLALLYFVIRYRSRPGHKAVYDRGDTKKHVAITVAMGLLVFFSIDVVIETMSFRDLKEAFWNFPTGDNVVRVEIMPQQFAWNFRYPGPDGEFATDDDIIPAQNQMHIPVNTPVVVEIAPYDVVHSFFLPNFRVKIDATPGRTNAMWFQATKTGVFEIACAELCGNSHYRMKGYLTVQSREDYDAWLDELRAEAEEYEDEWEDNELVEEQIPTDWGWVWKEAK